Proteins from a genomic interval of Bradyrhizobium sp. CCBAU 53340:
- a CDS encoding sugar ABC transporter ATP-binding protein: protein MENSFDPAPSLLEVRGISKSFGTVRALQEVDFTLRAGEIHALLGENGAGKSTLIKVVTGVFPRDAGVVRLEGEEVAPRSAKAALQAGIATVYQEVNLLPNLSVAQNLFLDRQPMRFGIVREGEMRRRAKALLADFGLDIDVAAPLGNYSVAIQHVTAIARAVDLSARVLILDEPTASLDRHEVEILFRIMRQLAKRGIGIVFVSHFLDQVYEISDRITVLRNGRLVGERETASLPRLELIRMMLGRELAETTSARAVASEPKAREVCACFENYGKAGYVAPFNLELRHGEVVGLAGLLGSGRTETARLVFGAERADGGQARVEGASVRLQSPRDGVRHGFGYCPEERKTDGIVAELSVRENIALALQAKRGLHRPLSRREQDELARRYIKMLDIRPPDAERPVGLLSGGNQQKVLLARWLATAPRLLVLDEPTRGIDVGAHAEIIRLIRELCDDGLSLLVISSELDEIVTYSDRVVVLRDRAHVEELAGEAVDVGNILAAIAADGAAVALEAHT from the coding sequence ATGGAGAACAGCTTTGATCCTGCTCCTTCCCTGCTGGAGGTGCGCGGGATCAGCAAGAGCTTCGGTACGGTGCGCGCGTTGCAGGAAGTCGACTTCACGCTTCGCGCCGGCGAGATCCATGCTCTGCTCGGCGAGAACGGCGCCGGCAAATCCACGCTGATCAAGGTCGTCACCGGTGTGTTCCCGCGTGATGCCGGTGTCGTCCGTCTGGAAGGCGAAGAGGTCGCGCCGCGTTCGGCCAAGGCGGCGCTGCAGGCCGGTATCGCCACCGTCTACCAGGAGGTCAATCTGCTGCCGAACCTGTCGGTGGCGCAGAACCTGTTCCTCGACCGCCAGCCGATGCGTTTCGGCATCGTGCGCGAAGGCGAGATGCGCCGCCGCGCCAAGGCATTGCTTGCCGATTTCGGCCTCGACATCGACGTTGCCGCGCCGCTCGGCAATTATTCGGTAGCCATCCAGCACGTGACCGCAATTGCCCGCGCGGTGGATCTCTCCGCGCGCGTGCTGATCCTGGACGAGCCGACTGCGAGCCTCGACCGTCACGAGGTCGAGATCCTGTTTCGCATCATGCGCCAGCTTGCCAAGCGCGGCATCGGCATCGTCTTCGTCAGCCACTTCCTCGATCAGGTCTACGAGATCTCCGACCGCATCACCGTCCTGCGCAACGGCCGCTTGGTCGGCGAGCGCGAGACGGCATCGCTGCCGCGGCTCGAGCTGATCCGGATGATGCTCGGCCGCGAGCTGGCCGAGACCACCAGCGCGCGGGCCGTGGCAAGCGAGCCCAAAGCGCGCGAGGTCTGCGCCTGTTTCGAGAATTACGGCAAGGCCGGCTATGTCGCCCCGTTCAATCTCGAGCTGCGCCACGGTGAGGTCGTCGGCCTCGCCGGCCTGCTCGGCTCTGGCCGCACCGAGACCGCGCGGCTGGTGTTCGGCGCCGAGCGCGCCGATGGCGGGCAGGCGAGGGTGGAGGGCGCATCCGTACGGCTCCAATCGCCGCGCGACGGCGTGCGGCACGGCTTTGGCTATTGCCCGGAGGAGCGCAAGACCGACGGCATCGTCGCCGAGCTCAGCGTGCGCGAGAACATCGCGCTCGCGCTCCAGGCCAAGCGCGGCCTGCATCGGCCGCTGTCGCGCCGCGAGCAGGACGAGCTTGCGCGCCGCTACATCAAGATGCTCGACATCCGTCCGCCCGATGCCGAACGGCCCGTCGGCCTGCTCTCCGGCGGCAATCAGCAGAAGGTGTTGCTGGCGCGCTGGCTCGCCACCGCGCCGCGGCTCCTGGTGCTGGACGAACCCACGCGCGGCATCGACGTCGGCGCGCATGCCGAGATCATCCGCCTGATCCGCGAGCTCTGCGACGACGGGCTTTCGCTGCTGGTGATTTCTTCCGAGCTCGACGAGATCGTGACCTATTCGGACCGCGTCGTGGTGCTGCGCGATCGCGCCCATGTCGAGGAGCTCGCGGGCGAGGCCGTCGACGTCGGCAACATTCTCGCCGCCATTGCCGCCGATGGCGCCGCCGTCGCGCTTGAGGCCCACACATGA
- the ytfQ gene encoding galactofuranose ABC transporter, galactofuranose-binding protein YtfQ, translated as MTLKALFAASATTALLLALPAKAAELTIGFSQIGSESGWRAAETSVSKQEASKRKVNLKIADAQQKQENQIKAIRSFIAQNVDAIFLAPVVSTGWDSVLKEAKEAKIPVVLLDRDIDPSGKDLYLTAVTSDSVHEGEVAGDWLAKTVGDKACNIVELQGTVGASVAANRKKGFDTAIAKHANLKVVRSQTGDFTRAKGKEVMESFIKAEGGGKTICAVYAHNDDMMVGAIQAMKEAGLKPGKDILTVSIDAVPDIFKAMAAGEANATVELTPNMAGPALDAIAAFKEKGTVPPKWIQTESKLYTAADDPQKIYDSKKGLGY; from the coding sequence ATGACCCTCAAAGCCCTTTTTGCGGCCAGCGCCACGACCGCCTTGCTGCTTGCGCTGCCGGCCAAAGCCGCCGAACTCACCATTGGCTTCTCGCAGATCGGATCGGAATCCGGCTGGCGTGCAGCCGAGACCTCGGTCTCCAAGCAGGAAGCCAGTAAGCGCAAGGTGAATCTCAAGATCGCCGACGCGCAGCAGAAGCAGGAGAACCAGATCAAGGCGATCCGCTCCTTCATCGCGCAGAACGTCGATGCAATCTTCCTCGCGCCGGTCGTCTCGACGGGCTGGGATTCGGTGCTGAAGGAAGCCAAGGAGGCCAAGATCCCGGTCGTGCTGCTCGACCGCGACATCGATCCGTCGGGCAAGGACCTCTATCTCACCGCCGTCACTTCGGACAGCGTGCACGAAGGCGAGGTCGCTGGTGACTGGCTGGCCAAGACCGTCGGCGACAAGGCCTGCAACATCGTCGAATTGCAGGGCACGGTCGGCGCCAGCGTCGCCGCCAACCGCAAGAAGGGCTTTGACACCGCCATCGCCAAGCATGCGAACTTGAAGGTGGTGCGCAGCCAGACCGGCGACTTCACCCGCGCCAAGGGCAAGGAAGTGATGGAAAGCTTCATCAAGGCCGAGGGCGGCGGCAAGACGATTTGCGCCGTCTACGCCCACAATGATGACATGATGGTCGGTGCGATCCAGGCGATGAAGGAAGCCGGCCTCAAACCGGGCAAGGATATCCTCACGGTCTCGATCGACGCGGTCCCCGATATCTTCAAGGCGATGGCCGCAGGCGAAGCCAATGCCACGGTGGAGCTGACGCCGAACATGGCGGGCCCGGCGCTCGATGCGATCGCGGCCTTCAAGGAGAAGGGTACGGTTCCGCCGAAGTGGATCCAGACCGAATCCAAGCTCTACACCGCCGCCGACGATCCGCAGAAGATCTACGACAGCAAGAAGGGCCTCGGTTACTGA
- a CDS encoding fumarylacetoacetate hydrolase family protein, with amino-acid sequence MTTLTVKDLLPADGTKGTLVGRVWLPQANGPAVVAVRADGVYDVTAKFPTVSALCEEDNPAKALAAVKGERIGDLEAIVANTAPDGRDPNKPWLLAPVDLQTLKAAGVTFAISMLERVIEERAKGNPASAEAIRKEVTRLIGDDLSKLKPGSDQAMHLKQVLIDQNAWSQYLEVGIGPDAEVFTKAPTMSSVGTGMDAGLHPKSTWNNPEPELVLFVSSRGKIVGGALGNDVNLRDFEGRSALLLSKAKDNNASCAIGPLLRLFDDSFMLDDARKLDISLNVTGTDGFVLDGHSSISKISRDPTDLVAQTIGKVHQYPDGFVLFLGTMFAPVKDRDAPGQGFTHKRDDIVTIAAPQLGKLVNRMRTSDECEPWTFGIGALMKNLAQRKLI; translated from the coding sequence ATGACGACACTGACCGTGAAAGACCTTCTCCCGGCGGATGGAACGAAGGGAACGCTGGTCGGCCGCGTTTGGCTGCCGCAGGCGAACGGTCCGGCCGTGGTCGCGGTGCGCGCCGACGGTGTGTACGACGTCACCGCGAAATTCCCGACCGTCAGCGCGCTCTGCGAAGAGGACAATCCCGCCAAGGCGCTGGCCGCCGTCAAGGGCGAGCGCATCGGCGATCTCGAGGCCATCGTCGCCAATACGGCACCCGATGGCCGCGATCCGAACAAGCCCTGGCTGCTCGCACCGGTCGATCTCCAGACCCTGAAGGCCGCCGGCGTCACCTTCGCGATCTCGATGCTGGAGCGTGTGATCGAGGAGCGCGCCAAGGGCAACCCGGCTTCGGCCGAAGCGATCCGCAAGGAAGTCACCCGGCTGATCGGTGACGACCTTTCAAAACTCAAGCCGGGCTCGGATCAGGCGATGCACTTGAAGCAGGTGCTGATCGACCAGAACGCCTGGAGCCAGTACCTCGAGGTCGGCATCGGCCCCGACGCCGAGGTCTTCACCAAGGCGCCAACCATGTCCTCGGTCGGCACCGGCATGGATGCCGGCCTGCATCCGAAATCGACCTGGAACAATCCCGAGCCCGAGCTCGTGCTGTTCGTCTCCAGCCGCGGCAAGATCGTCGGCGGCGCACTCGGCAACGACGTGAACCTGCGCGATTTCGAGGGCCGCTCGGCGCTGCTGCTGTCGAAGGCCAAGGACAACAATGCCTCCTGCGCGATCGGCCCGCTGCTGCGATTGTTCGACGATAGCTTCATGCTGGACGACGCGCGCAAGCTCGACATCAGCCTGAACGTGACGGGGACGGACGGTTTCGTGCTCGACGGCCATTCCTCGATCAGCAAGATCAGCCGCGATCCGACCGATCTCGTCGCGCAGACCATCGGCAAGGTGCATCAATATCCCGATGGTTTCGTGCTGTTCCTCGGCACCATGTTCGCGCCGGTCAAGGATCGCGATGCACCGGGGCAGGGGTTCACCCACAAGCGCGACGACATCGTCACGATCGCCGCGCCTCAGCTCGGCAAGCTCGTCAACCGCATGCGGACCAGCGACGAGTGCGAGCCCTGGACGTTCGGCATCGGCGCGCTGATGAAGAACCTGGCGCAGCGGAAGCTGATCTAG
- a CDS encoding HEAT repeat domain-containing protein, producing MSSPFESYDDLEDADERLQAADPAERRVAIIALGHSGDPAAVAHLANMVADPDAGVRQQVAMALGEFDGPEAASALVKLLVDPERIVAAAAADSMAEFKDPACAEIILPLVKHAHAFVRMGALRALKELRCKDTLKPALEALQDSDAAVRVQAIGVIGFLKLEESIPALTALINDPDAHVRRAAVSALAFSQMKPAAETITRALKDGDWMVREMAAETLGLNANGAIAADQLIAALGDEFWQVRLKAIRSLGKMKIERAVRPIGNCVNHDQANLRKEAAAALGEIAHADGEAFLAVIADDPDPDVRKNARWALQQIAARKARAGA from the coding sequence ATGTCGAGCCCGTTCGAATCCTACGACGATCTCGAGGACGCCGACGAACGGCTCCAGGCCGCCGATCCTGCCGAGCGCCGCGTCGCCATCATCGCGCTCGGCCATTCCGGCGATCCCGCCGCCGTTGCGCATCTGGCCAACATGGTCGCCGATCCCGACGCCGGCGTGCGGCAGCAGGTCGCGATGGCGCTCGGTGAGTTCGACGGGCCGGAGGCGGCGAGTGCGCTGGTGAAGCTGCTGGTCGATCCCGAGCGGATCGTCGCGGCAGCCGCGGCCGACAGCATGGCCGAGTTCAAGGATCCCGCCTGTGCCGAGATCATCCTGCCGCTGGTCAAGCACGCCCACGCCTTCGTCCGCATGGGCGCGCTGCGCGCGCTGAAGGAGCTGCGCTGCAAGGACACGCTGAAGCCGGCGCTGGAAGCGCTGCAGGATTCCGATGCCGCGGTGCGCGTCCAGGCGATCGGCGTGATCGGCTTCCTCAAGCTGGAGGAATCCATCCCCGCGTTGACGGCCTTGATCAACGATCCCGATGCGCATGTGCGCCGTGCCGCGGTCAGCGCGCTGGCGTTCTCGCAGATGAAGCCGGCGGCCGAGACGATCACGCGAGCGCTGAAGGATGGCGACTGGATGGTCCGCGAGATGGCCGCCGAAACACTCGGACTCAACGCCAACGGTGCGATCGCCGCCGACCAGCTCATTGCCGCGCTCGGTGACGAGTTCTGGCAGGTGCGGCTGAAGGCGATCCGCAGCCTCGGCAAGATGAAGATTGAGCGCGCGGTGCGGCCGATCGGCAATTGCGTCAATCACGACCAGGCGAACCTGCGCAAGGAAGCTGCGGCCGCACTCGGCGAGATTGCCCATGCCGACGGTGAGGCGTTCCTGGCCGTGATCGCCGACGATCCCGATCCCGACGTTCGCAAGAACGCACGTTGGGCACTCCAGCAGATCGCGGCCCGTAAGGCGCGCGCAGGCGCATAA
- a CDS encoding ferredoxin family protein, whose amino-acid sequence MPLASYQTSVPVVVDDAKCIADKGCTVCVDVCPLDVLRISDMTGKAYMAYDECWYCMPCEADCPTGAVTVNIPYLLR is encoded by the coding sequence ATGCCTCTCGCGTCCTATCAGACATCGGTTCCGGTGGTCGTCGACGACGCCAAATGCATCGCCGACAAGGGCTGCACCGTCTGTGTCGACGTCTGCCCGCTCGACGTGCTGCGCATCAGCGACATGACCGGCAAGGCCTATATGGCCTATGATGAGTGCTGGTATTGCATGCCCTGCGAGGCCGACTGCCCGACCGGCGCCGTTACCGTCAACATTCCCTATCTGTTGAGGTGA
- a CDS encoding fumarate reductase/succinate dehydrogenase flavoprotein subunit, protein MALDQIVDGLSEVSCDVLVIGGGTAGPMAALKAKLKNPKANVVLLEKANVKRSGAISMGMDGLNNAVIPGYATPEQYTKEITIANDGIVDQKAVYKYAQNCYKIIEELDSFGIRFLKNENGDYAVKKVHHIGTYVLPMPNGETVKKALYRQLRRARILISNRYMATRLLKSSDGRIAGAISVNTRTAEILVIKAKAVILCMGAAGRLGLPTSGYMFGTYENAANSGDGYSMAYHAGAALANLECYQINPLIKDYNGPACAYVAGPFGAYTANNEGSRFIECDYWSGQMMLEFYNELLSGKGPVFLQLKHLHPDTISEIESTLHKVERPTRGLFQQGRGVDYRSESIEMHISEIGFCSGHSASGVFVDDNARTTVPGLYAAGDMASVPHNYMLGAFTNGSVAGIDAMEFADSHDFAEFDAQDVAKERDRVMAPTKREDGIPPNQVEYKTRRLVNDYLQPPKVTRKYELGMRRLAETRQDMQERMIARNAHELLRALEVQSIMDCADMAVHASLYREESRWGLYHWRTDFPEKDNENWFCHTLLSKQNGKMTSEKRAVEPYVVPIADDEKDLYDKQRIRATA, encoded by the coding sequence ATGGCACTAGATCAGATCGTCGACGGACTTTCGGAGGTTTCCTGCGATGTGCTGGTCATCGGCGGCGGCACGGCCGGCCCGATGGCGGCGCTGAAGGCGAAGCTGAAGAATCCGAAGGCCAATGTCGTCCTGCTCGAAAAGGCCAACGTCAAGCGCTCCGGCGCGATCTCGATGGGCATGGACGGGCTGAACAACGCCGTCATTCCCGGCTACGCGACGCCGGAGCAGTACACCAAGGAAATCACCATCGCCAATGACGGCATCGTCGACCAGAAGGCGGTCTATAAATACGCTCAAAACTGCTACAAGATCATCGAAGAGCTCGACAGCTTCGGCATCCGCTTCCTGAAGAACGAGAACGGCGACTACGCCGTCAAGAAGGTGCACCACATCGGCACCTATGTGCTGCCGATGCCGAACGGCGAGACCGTGAAGAAAGCCCTCTATCGCCAGCTTCGCCGTGCCCGCATCCTGATCTCCAACCGCTACATGGCTACGCGCCTGCTGAAATCGTCCGACGGCCGTATTGCCGGCGCGATCAGCGTCAACACCCGCACCGCCGAGATCCTGGTGATCAAGGCCAAGGCCGTGATTCTCTGCATGGGCGCCGCCGGTCGCCTGGGCCTGCCGACGTCAGGCTACATGTTCGGCACTTATGAGAACGCCGCCAATTCCGGCGATGGTTATTCGATGGCCTATCACGCTGGTGCTGCGCTCGCGAACCTCGAATGCTACCAGATCAACCCGCTGATCAAAGACTATAACGGCCCGGCCTGCGCCTATGTCGCCGGCCCCTTCGGCGCCTACACGGCGAACAACGAGGGCTCGCGCTTCATCGAATGCGACTATTGGTCTGGTCAGATGATGCTGGAGTTCTACAACGAGCTGCTGTCCGGCAAGGGTCCGGTGTTTCTCCAGCTCAAGCATCTCCACCCCGACACCATCTCCGAGATCGAGTCCACGCTGCACAAGGTCGAACGCCCGACGCGCGGCCTGTTCCAGCAGGGGCGGGGCGTCGACTACCGCAGCGAGTCGATCGAGATGCACATCTCCGAGATCGGCTTCTGCTCCGGTCACAGCGCCTCCGGCGTCTTCGTCGACGACAATGCCCGCACCACCGTGCCCGGCCTCTACGCTGCCGGCGACATGGCGAGCGTGCCGCACAATTACATGCTCGGCGCCTTCACCAACGGCTCGGTCGCCGGCATCGACGCGATGGAGTTCGCCGACAGCCATGACTTTGCTGAGTTCGATGCGCAGGATGTCGCGAAGGAACGCGATCGCGTGATGGCCCCGACCAAGCGCGAGGACGGCATTCCGCCGAACCAGGTCGAGTACAAGACCCGCCGCCTGGTCAACGATTATCTCCAGCCGCCGAAGGTCACGCGCAAATACGAGCTCGGCATGCGCCGGCTCGCCGAGACGCGGCAGGACATGCAGGAGCGCATGATCGCGCGCAACGCGCACGAATTGCTGCGCGCGCTCGAAGTGCAGTCGATCATGGACTGCGCCGACATGGCCGTGCATGCCTCGCTCTATCGCGAGGAGAGCCGCTGGGGCCTCTATCACTGGCGCACCGATTTCCCGGAGAAGGACAACGAGAACTGGTTCTGCCACACGCTGCTGTCCAAGCAGAACGGCAAGATGACCAGCGAGAAGCGCGCCGTCGAGCCTTATGTCGTGCCGATCGCCGACGACGAGAAGGATCTCTACGACAAGCAGCGCATTCGCGCCACCGCCTGA
- a CDS encoding ferredoxin--NADP reductase, which produces MSAFQKETVLSVRHWTDSLFSFTATRDPGFRFQNGQFAMIGLEVEGKPLMRAYSMASANHEEALEFFSIKVQDGPLTSRLQKIREGDIVLVGRKATGTLITGNLIPGKRLLLLSTGTGLAPFASLIKDPDVYENYETIVLAHGCRQVSELAYGEHVVDGLRNHEFFGPLIRDKLVYYPTVTREPFRNRGRITDLIASNQLFDDIGLTGLDIETDRIMLCGSPAMLEELHAMFSDRGFVEGNHSQPGHFVIEKAFVER; this is translated from the coding sequence ATGAGTGCATTTCAGAAGGAAACGGTTTTGTCGGTTCGCCACTGGACCGACTCCCTGTTCAGCTTCACCGCGACGCGCGATCCCGGCTTCCGCTTCCAGAACGGCCAATTCGCGATGATCGGGCTGGAGGTCGAGGGCAAGCCGTTGATGCGGGCCTACAGCATGGCCAGCGCCAATCACGAGGAAGCGCTCGAGTTCTTCTCGATCAAGGTGCAGGACGGTCCGCTGACCTCGCGCCTGCAGAAGATCAGGGAAGGCGATATCGTCCTGGTCGGCCGCAAGGCGACGGGCACGCTGATCACCGGCAACCTCATTCCCGGCAAGCGCCTGCTGCTGCTCTCGACCGGCACCGGCCTTGCGCCGTTCGCCAGCCTGATCAAGGACCCTGACGTTTACGAGAATTACGAGACCATCGTGCTCGCCCATGGCTGTCGCCAGGTCTCCGAGCTCGCTTATGGCGAGCATGTCGTCGACGGCCTGCGCAATCACGAGTTCTTCGGCCCGCTGATCCGCGACAAGCTGGTTTATTACCCGACCGTGACCCGCGAGCCGTTCCGCAATCGCGGCCGTATCACCGACCTGATCGCCTCCAACCAGCTGTTCGACGACATCGGGCTGACGGGCCTCGATATCGAAACCGACCGCATCATGCTGTGCGGGAGTCCTGCAATGCTCGAGGAGCTGCACGCGATGTTCTCCGATCGCGGTTTCGTCGAAGGCAATCACAGCCAGCCCGGCCATTTCGTCATCGAGAAGGCCTTCGTCGAGCGCTGA
- a CDS encoding gamma-butyrobetaine hydroxylase-like domain-containing protein has protein sequence MTLVAPTVADYEASADLATLLVRTTEGDALSVPAETLRLSCKCAHCTRARFDGRFPEAFPGIAITEIGDLGYGLNISFSDGHNRGIYPKTYLLSLAAADNPAS, from the coding sequence ATGACCCTGGTGGCCCCGACCGTGGCCGACTATGAAGCAAGCGCCGATCTCGCGACGCTTCTCGTCCGCACCACCGAGGGCGATGCGCTCAGTGTGCCTGCCGAGACACTCCGTCTCTCCTGCAAATGCGCCCATTGCACCCGCGCCCGTTTCGACGGTCGCTTCCCGGAGGCGTTTCCGGGCATCGCGATCACCGAGATCGGCGATCTCGGCTACGGGTTGAACATCTCGTTTTCGGATGGGCACAACAGGGGGATTTACCCAAAGACGTATCTGCTGAGTTTGGCTGCCGCGGACAACCCTGCATCCTGA
- a CDS encoding Crp/Fnr family transcriptional regulator — MLQAASAVRGAVPPAVRPAGSSSLLLTENQQWIGGPPPLMEKLSPHERELVLKQGRRKVLNRGQTLFSQGGKHDGIWLIESGRIRVFYTSPLGREITLAYWHVGNFVGGPEVFEGTVHQWSGVASSNCSVVHLPGKELRALAAEIPNLAIGLIEGLTFKGKCYSALAQMLGTRSITQRLAHLLLHLVELYGVEDADGRVIAAAFTHADIAHMVGATRQWVTISLKRMQEKGIVLTKRSQIVVCRTDVLEEMRGHASD, encoded by the coding sequence ATGTTGCAGGCGGCGAGTGCGGTTCGCGGGGCGGTTCCCCCGGCAGTCCGGCCTGCGGGCAGTTCCTCGTTGCTGCTGACCGAGAATCAGCAATGGATCGGCGGGCCGCCGCCGTTGATGGAGAAGCTCTCGCCACACGAGCGGGAGCTGGTGCTGAAGCAGGGCCGGCGAAAGGTGCTCAACCGCGGCCAGACGCTGTTCAGCCAGGGCGGCAAGCATGACGGCATCTGGTTGATCGAGAGCGGTCGCATCCGCGTGTTCTACACTTCACCGCTCGGACGCGAGATTACGCTGGCCTATTGGCATGTCGGCAATTTCGTCGGCGGACCCGAAGTGTTCGAGGGCACCGTGCATCAATGGTCCGGCGTCGCATCCAGCAATTGCAGCGTGGTGCACCTGCCGGGAAAGGAACTGCGGGCGCTTGCTGCGGAGATCCCCAACCTCGCCATCGGCCTGATCGAAGGCCTCACCTTCAAAGGCAAATGCTATTCGGCACTGGCGCAGATGCTGGGAACGCGCTCGATCACTCAGCGCCTGGCGCATCTGCTGTTGCACCTGGTCGAGCTCTACGGCGTCGAGGATGCCGACGGCCGTGTGATCGCCGCGGCCTTCACCCATGCCGATATCGCCCACATGGTCGGCGCCACCAGGCAATGGGTCACGATCAGCCTGAAGCGGATGCAGGAGAAGGGAATCGTGTTGACCAAGCGGTCACAGATCGTGGTCTGCCGGACCGACGTGCTGGAGGAGATGCGTGGTCACGCATCCGACTAG